The following are encoded in a window of Halosolutus halophilus genomic DNA:
- a CDS encoding DUF6789 family protein, with protein sequence MSLRNRVRRLRSTREPREGPQATSQQSRAEHAIYATIRGLQAGFVATVIMTAFRLPIMRSLPPSANFWSQYVTGGDPEEHPIAGLVLHFAYGIQAGALFGGLFALQDAERSIEPEQRGIIWGMIYGMALSAFGTQIVLKELLGIRLDSDELALFHAGHLVYGLSLGAWVGSRTEGVEDPETEYEYDDGN encoded by the coding sequence ATGTCTCTACGAAATCGAGTCCGACGGCTGCGGTCGACGAGGGAACCCCGGGAAGGACCGCAGGCGACGTCCCAGCAATCGCGGGCGGAACACGCGATTTACGCGACGATTCGCGGGCTGCAGGCGGGGTTCGTCGCGACCGTCATCATGACGGCGTTCCGGCTGCCGATCATGCGATCGCTGCCGCCGTCGGCGAACTTCTGGTCCCAGTACGTCACCGGAGGCGATCCCGAGGAGCATCCGATCGCCGGACTCGTCTTGCACTTCGCCTACGGGATCCAGGCGGGCGCGCTCTTCGGCGGCCTGTTCGCGCTACAGGACGCGGAACGGTCGATCGAACCCGAACAGCGGGGCATCATCTGGGGCATGATCTACGGGATGGCGCTCTCCGCGTTCGGCACGCAGATCGTGCTGAAGGAACTGCTCGGGATTCGACTCGACAGCGACGAACTCGCGCTGTTTCACGCTGGACACCTCGTCTACGGGCTCTCGCTGGGCGCCTGGGTCGGGTCGCGAACCGAGGGCGTCGAGGATCCCGAGACGGAGTACGAGTACGACGACGGAAACTGA
- the larE gene encoding ATP-dependent sacrificial sulfur transferase LarE, which produces MTRVEAKLEAARDDLATYDGVLVAFSGGVDSSVVAALAHDALGEDAVACTAQSETLPEAELADAKRVAEEIGIRHEIVAFSELESDDFVANDDDRCYHCRTMRLGEMLETARGLGIETVCDGTNADDPGVGHRPGLQAVEELDVYSPLLAHDVTKEEVRAIADHYDLSVADKPSMACLSSRIPTGLSVTEDRLTRVERAEALLRQWGFDQFRVRDHDGLARIEVSPAELDRALELEFVETVRAELSDLGFDHVTLDLHGYRTGSVSPEGEIEHENAHENESGHGTDQGSERGSDDPVVSDVFAADSGTDD; this is translated from the coding sequence ATGACACGGGTCGAGGCGAAACTCGAGGCCGCCCGCGACGATCTCGCAACCTACGACGGCGTGCTGGTCGCCTTCTCCGGCGGAGTCGACTCCAGCGTGGTGGCCGCGCTCGCCCACGACGCCCTCGGCGAGGACGCGGTCGCCTGCACCGCACAGAGCGAAACCCTCCCCGAAGCGGAACTCGCGGACGCGAAACGGGTCGCCGAGGAGATCGGTATCCGCCACGAGATCGTCGCCTTCTCCGAACTCGAGAGCGACGACTTCGTCGCGAACGACGACGATCGCTGCTACCACTGCCGGACGATGCGGCTGGGCGAGATGCTCGAGACGGCCCGCGGTCTCGGTATCGAGACCGTCTGCGACGGAACCAACGCCGACGATCCGGGTGTGGGTCACCGGCCCGGCCTGCAGGCGGTCGAGGAACTGGACGTCTACTCGCCGCTGCTGGCCCACGACGTCACGAAGGAGGAGGTCCGGGCGATCGCCGACCACTACGACCTCTCGGTCGCGGACAAACCCTCGATGGCCTGTCTCTCCTCGCGCATTCCCACGGGGCTGTCCGTCACCGAAGACCGGCTCACACGGGTCGAGCGGGCCGAAGCGCTGCTCCGGCAGTGGGGGTTCGACCAGTTCCGCGTCCGCGACCACGACGGCCTCGCGCGCATCGAGGTCTCGCCGGCCGAACTCGATCGGGCGCTGGAACTGGAGTTCGTCGAGACCGTCCGCGCGGAACTCTCGGATCTGGGCTTCGACCACGTCACGCTCGACCTGCACGGCTACCGGACCGGGAGCGTCAGTCCCGAGGGCGAGATCGAGCACGAAAACGCCCACGAGAACGAAAGCGGTCACGGGACCGACCAGGGGTCCGAACGTGGATCGGACGACCCCGTCGTCTCCGACGTCTTCGCGGCCGACTCGGGAACCGACGACTGA
- a CDS encoding twin-arginine translocase subunit TatC produces the protein MSDEPEERTAADGSDEPRVDPDERSVESAERDDESDTESFFGDDVSSVFSDEPGDGPDEESPSFTADAETDDSIFSDDAAATDDTEPTATDDTEPTATDEPAEGEPTAADDTAPATPDDPTEARTDGEGVVSDHPDPGSGGPGYPEDDDIGGISTPPDDEEMPLADHIEEMVLRLAVVLLVGAAGTAIGLLWASEAIEHIWLNVFPYAIDEVPPPHLYHPLELWLTRIKLSALLGIMVALPAFVYECYLFMRPGLYPHERKYYLAAVPTSVVLAGLGMLFSYLLVLPVLFQYFTYYAEGSANIAYALGETFNLIITLTGFLAIVFQIPLFIMLAIMMGVTTRRWLVQKRLYFWAAFAGLSFMFTLDPTMMAPVLVAVTMILLFEGTLLVLKWVGRE, from the coding sequence ATGTCGGACGAGCCGGAGGAGAGGACTGCCGCGGACGGGTCCGACGAGCCACGGGTAGACCCCGACGAACGATCGGTCGAGTCAGCCGAGCGCGACGACGAGTCCGACACCGAGTCGTTTTTCGGGGACGACGTTAGCTCCGTCTTCAGTGACGAACCGGGCGACGGCCCCGACGAGGAGAGCCCGTCGTTCACGGCGGACGCCGAGACGGACGATTCGATCTTCTCCGACGACGCCGCGGCGACCGACGATACTGAGCCGACCGCGACCGACGATACTGAGCCGACCGCGACCGACGAACCGGCCGAGGGCGAGCCGACTGCGGCCGACGACACCGCACCGGCCACACCCGACGATCCGACCGAGGCCAGGACCGACGGCGAAGGCGTCGTCAGTGATCATCCCGATCCCGGCTCCGGCGGGCCGGGATATCCGGAGGACGACGACATCGGCGGCATCTCGACGCCGCCGGACGACGAGGAGATGCCCCTGGCCGATCACATCGAGGAGATGGTGCTCCGGCTCGCGGTCGTGTTACTGGTCGGTGCGGCCGGGACCGCGATCGGGCTGCTGTGGGCCTCGGAGGCCATCGAACACATCTGGCTCAACGTCTTTCCGTACGCCATCGACGAGGTGCCGCCGCCGCACCTCTACCACCCGCTGGAACTGTGGCTGACCCGGATCAAGCTCTCGGCGCTGCTCGGCATCATGGTCGCCCTGCCGGCGTTCGTCTACGAGTGTTACCTGTTCATGCGACCGGGGCTGTATCCCCACGAGCGCAAGTACTATCTCGCGGCCGTGCCGACGAGCGTCGTGCTCGCCGGGCTGGGCATGCTGTTCTCGTACCTGCTCGTGCTGCCGGTCCTCTTCCAGTACTTCACCTACTACGCTGAGGGGAGCGCGAACATCGCCTACGCGCTCGGGGAGACCTTCAACCTGATCATCACGCTGACGGGCTTTCTGGCGATCGTTTTCCAGATTCCGCTGTTCATCATGCTCGCGATCATGATGGGCGTGACGACCCGTCGCTGGCTGGTCCAGAAGCGGCTGTACTTCTGGGCGGCGTTCGCGGGGCTCTCGTTCATGTTCACGCTCGATCCGACGATGATGGCGCCCGTCCTCGTCGCCGTCACGATGATCCTGCTGTTCGAGGGGACGCTGCTGGTGTTGAAGTGGGTCGGCCGGGAGTGA